From Anaerotignum faecicola:
CCAGCAGCTCAATGTAGCCCTCGCCCTTGCATACACGACAGCCCTCGCCGCCACAAGCAAAGCAGGTTACGTCCATTTCCGCACTGGGTTCTGTGAAGGGGAAGTGATGCGGGCGGAAACGAACCTTTGTATCCTCACCGAACAGCTCCTTCGCAAACACAGCCAATGCGCCCTTCAAATCGCCCATGGTTACGTTCTTATCAATTACCATGCCCTCTAACTGATGAAATACAGGGGAATGGGTTGCATCCACCTCATCGGAACGATATACCGCACCGGGGCAGACCATACGAATCGGCAGCTTGCCCTTTTCCATGGTACGCACCTGCACAGGAGAGGTCTGTGTACGCAGCAGAATATCCCCATTGATATAGAAGGTATCCTGCTCATCCTTTGCCGGATGGTTTGCAGGAATATTCAGTGCCTCAAAGTTATAATAATCCTTTTCCACCTCAGGGCCGTCAGCCACCTCGTAGCCCATGCCCTTGAAGATATCGCAAATTTCGTCGATTACAATGCTCATGGGGTGCTTATGCCCTTCGGGTCTTTCCTTACCGGGCATGGTTACGTCGATTTTTTCTGCCTCCAGTCTGTGTG
This genomic window contains:
- the pheS gene encoding phenylalanine--tRNA ligase subunit alpha, with translation MKDKLKQIQQKALSAFQDAREIKDVDDLKVKFLGKKGELTAILKEMGKLSAEERPVIGQMANEVRQSIEKMLEESKKRLEAAELAHRLEAEKIDVTMPGKERPEGHKHPMSIVIDEICDIFKGMGYEVADGPEVEKDYYNFEALNIPANHPAKDEQDTFYINGDILLRTQTSPVQVRTMEKGKLPIRMVCPGAVYRSDEVDATHSPVFHQLEGMVIDKNVTMGDLKGALAVFAKELFGEDTKVRFRPHHFPFTEPSAEMDVTCFACGGEGCRVCKGEGYIELLGCGMVHPKVLKMSGIDPEEYSGFAFGMGLERVAMQRYGITDLRLLFENDAKFLKQF